Proteins encoded in a region of the Rubrobacter aplysinae genome:
- a CDS encoding alpha-ketoacid dehydrogenase subunit beta has translation MAARSLLQAISEGLAEEMRSDETVVTLGEDVGKAGGVFRVTQGLQEEFGPLRVMDTPLAESLIVGSAIGLSVNGMRPVAEIQFADFIPPAFDQIVNEAALFYYRSGGAWPCPITLRIPYGAVPGGALYHSQSVEAFFCNTPGLKVVAPSTPADAKGMLKSAIRDPNPVLFMEHKKAYRLVKEEVPDAGEPVPLDTARVHREGTDITVCAYGIVLHSVLEAAEKLSTEHGMETEVVEPRTLYPLDRETILASARKTGKFLAASEANVTGSVSAEIAALVADEAFEWLDAPVKRLGAPDVPMAGFAKPMLEYLVPGAEAVEAAMLELARY, from the coding sequence GTGGCCGCCAGGAGCCTCCTGCAGGCGATAAGCGAGGGCCTTGCGGAGGAGATGCGCTCGGACGAGACGGTGGTCACGCTCGGGGAAGACGTGGGGAAGGCCGGCGGAGTTTTCCGGGTAACGCAGGGGCTGCAGGAGGAGTTCGGGCCGCTGCGGGTCATGGACACGCCGCTGGCGGAGAGCCTGATCGTGGGCTCCGCGATAGGGCTCTCGGTGAACGGGATGCGCCCGGTCGCGGAGATACAGTTCGCCGACTTCATACCGCCCGCCTTCGACCAGATCGTGAACGAGGCCGCGTTGTTCTACTACCGCTCGGGCGGGGCATGGCCGTGCCCGATCACGCTCCGCATCCCCTATGGCGCGGTGCCGGGCGGCGCGCTGTATCACTCGCAGTCGGTGGAGGCGTTCTTCTGTAACACGCCGGGGCTGAAGGTCGTCGCCCCGAGTACCCCCGCGGACGCCAAGGGGATGCTGAAGAGCGCGATCCGGGACCCGAACCCCGTACTCTTCATGGAGCACAAGAAGGCCTACCGCCTGGTGAAGGAAGAGGTGCCGGACGCTGGGGAACCGGTCCCGCTAGATACGGCCCGCGTCCACCGCGAAGGCACGGACATAACCGTGTGCGCCTACGGCATCGTGCTGCACTCGGTGCTGGAGGCGGCGGAGAAGCTGTCCACGGAGCACGGCATGGAGACCGAGGTGGTCGAGCCGCGCACGCTGTATCCGCTGGACCGCGAGACGATCCTGGCCTCGGCGCGCAAGACCGGCAAGTTCCTCGCCGCGTCCGAGGCGAACGTGACGGGCTCGGTGTCGGCGGAGATAGCGGCACTCGTGGCCGACGAGGCTTTCGAGTGGCTCGACGCGCCGGTGAAGCGCCTCGGCGCGCCCGACGTGCCGATGGCCGGCTTCGCGAAGCCGATGCTGGAATATCTGGTTCCGGGAGCAGAGGCCGTCGAGGCCGCGATGCTGGAGCTAGCCCGCTACTAG
- a CDS encoding thiamine pyrophosphate-dependent dehydrogenase E1 component subunit alpha, which translates to MAVQGTRVRHEDLGLQEADLGSIHRSMLLARRIDERMWILNRQGRAAFVISCQGQEAAQVGAAYGLRAGYDYLYPYYRDLAMMLTLGQSAREQFLSLLAREEDPNSGGRQMPGHYSSRELNVVTTSAPVAVQYPQAVGTALAFKMRSESGVVLTSGGEASTSSGDWHEALNFAAIQELPVVFLIENNAYAISVPEKMQVAGSIADRAAGYGIPGVAVDGNDVLGVYEAADEAIQRARRGGGPTLIEARTYRMTAHSSDDDDRRYREREEVEGWREKDPIARFERYLEEAGLLDAEGKDALEAEIKAEIDQAVEYAEAAPQAAPESVLRGVYAET; encoded by the coding sequence ATGGCCGTACAGGGAACCCGGGTCAGGCACGAGGATCTAGGTCTCCAGGAGGCGGACCTCGGAAGCATCCACCGGAGCATGCTGCTGGCCCGCAGGATAGACGAGCGGATGTGGATACTAAATCGTCAGGGGCGGGCGGCGTTCGTAATATCCTGTCAGGGTCAGGAGGCCGCGCAGGTCGGGGCCGCCTACGGTCTACGGGCCGGCTATGATTACCTGTATCCGTACTACCGGGATCTGGCGATGATGCTCACGCTCGGGCAGTCCGCGCGGGAGCAGTTCCTGAGCCTGCTCGCCCGGGAGGAGGACCCGAACAGCGGCGGGCGGCAGATGCCGGGACACTACTCAAGCCGCGAGCTGAACGTCGTGACCACCTCCGCGCCGGTCGCCGTGCAGTATCCGCAGGCCGTGGGCACAGCGCTCGCGTTCAAGATGCGCTCCGAGAGCGGCGTGGTGCTCACCTCGGGCGGCGAGGCGTCGACCAGCAGCGGCGACTGGCACGAGGCGCTGAACTTCGCAGCTATCCAGGAGCTGCCGGTGGTGTTCCTGATCGAGAACAACGCCTACGCCATCTCCGTGCCGGAGAAGATGCAGGTCGCGGGCTCCATCGCGGACCGCGCGGCGGGCTACGGCATCCCCGGCGTGGCGGTGGACGGCAACGACGTGCTCGGCGTGTACGAGGCGGCGGATGAGGCGATACAGCGGGCGCGGCGCGGCGGCGGACCGACCCTCATAGAAGCCAGAACGTACCGCATGACCGCCCACTCCTCGGACGATGACGACCGGCGCTACCGCGAGCGCGAGGAGGTCGAGGGCTGGCGCGAGAAGGACCCGATAGCCCGTTTCGAGCGGTACCTGGAGGAGGCTGGCCTGCTGGACGCCGAAGGCAAGGACGCGCTCGAAGCCGAGATCAAGGCCGAGATAGACCAGGCCGTGGAGTACGCCGAGGCCGCGCCGCAGGCCGCCCCGGAATCGGTGCTCCGCGGCGTGTACGCGGAGACGTAG